In Felis catus isolate Fca126 chromosome A3, F.catus_Fca126_mat1.0, whole genome shotgun sequence, a single genomic region encodes these proteins:
- the GPR75 gene encoding probable G-protein coupled receptor 75, translating into MNSTDHLQDAPNTTLLHVRHSHGGNSTTLQEGLQDLIHTATLVTCTFLLAVIFCLGSYGNFIVFLSFFDPAFRKFRTNFDFMILNLSFCDLFICGVTAPMFTFVLFFSSASSIPDAFCFTFHLTSSGFIIMSLKTVAVIALHRLRMVLGKQPNRTASFPCTLLLTLLLWATSFTLATLGTLKTSKSHLCLPMSSLMAGEGRAILSLYVIDFTCCVAVVSVSYIMIAQTLRKNAQVRKCPPVITVDASRPQPFMGAPGKGGGDPIQCTMPALYRNQNYNKLQHVQTHGYTKSLNQMPTPGASRLQLVSAVNLSTAKDSKAVVTCVIIVLSVLVCCLPLGISLVQVVLSSNGSFILYQFELFGFTLIFFKSGLNPFIYSRNSSGLRRKVLWCLQYVGLGFFCCKQKTRLRAMGKGNLEINRNKSSHHETNSAYMLSPKPQKKFVDQACGPSHSKESVVSPKISAGHQHYGQSSSTPINTRIEPYYSIYNSSPSQEESSPHNLQPVNSFGFASSYIAMHYHTTNDLMQEYDSTSAKQIPVPSV; encoded by the coding sequence ATGAACTCCACGGACCACCTTCAGGACGCTCCCAACACCACCTTGCTCCACGTGCGTCACTCCCATGGAGGAAACAGCACCACACTACAGGAGGGCCTCCAGGACCTCATCCACACCGCCACCTTGGTAACCTGCACTTTTCTACTCGCAGTCATCTTCTGCCTGGGCTCTTATGGCAACTTCATTGTCTTCTTGTCCTTCTTTGACCCAGCTTTCAGGAAATTCAGAACCAACTTTGATTTCATGATCCTGAACCTGTCCTTCTGTGACCTCTTCATCTGTGGAGTGACAGCCCCCATGTTCACCTTTGTGTTGTTCTTCAGCTCAGCCAGTAGTATCCCAGATGCTTTCTGCTTCACCTTCCATCTCACCAGTTCAGGCTTCATAATCATGTCCCTCAAGACCGTGGCAGTGATTGCCCTGCACCGGCTCCGCATGGTGTTGGGGAAGCAGCCCAATCGCACAGCCTCCTTTCCCTGCACCCTGCTCCTCACTCTGCTTCTCTGGGCCACCAGTTTCACTCTTGCCACCTTGGGCACCCTGAAAACCAGCAAGTCCCACCTCTGCCTTCCCATGTCCAGTCTGATGGCCGGAGAAGGGAGAGCCATTTTGTCTCTGTATGTGATCGACTTCACCTGTTGTGTCGCTGTGGTATCTGTCTCTTACATCATGATCGCTCAGACGCTGCGGAAAAATGCTCAAGTCAGAAAGTGCCCCCCTGTGATCACAGTAGATGCTTCCAGACCACAGCCTTTCATGGGGGCCCCTGGAAAGGGGGGTGGAGATCCCATCCAGTGCACCATGCCGGCTCTCTACAGGAACCAGAATTACAACAAACTGCAGCACGTTCAGACCCATGGATACACCAAGAGTCTTAACCAGATGCCAACTCCGGGGGCCAGCCGGCTCCAGCTGGTCTCTGCTGTCAATCTCTCCACGGCTAAGGATTCCAAAGCGGTGGTCACCTGTGTGATTATCGTGCTCTCCGTCCTGGTGTGCTGTCTTCCACTGGGGATTTCCTTAGTGCAGGTGGTCCTTTCCAGCAATGGGAGCTTCATCCTTTACCAGTTTGAACTCTTTGGATTTACccttatatttttcaaatcagGATTAAACCCTTTTATATATTCTCGGAACAGCTCAGGGCTGAGGAGGAAAGTGCTCTGGTGCCTCCAGTACGTGGGCCTGGGTTTTTTCTGCTGCAAACAGAAGACTCGACTTCGAGCCATGGGAAAGGGGAACCTGGAAATCAACAGAAACAAATCCTCCCATCATGAAACAAACTCTGCCTACATGTTGTCTCCAAAGCCCCAGAAGAAATTTGTGGACCAGGCTTGTGGCCCAAGTCATTCAAAGGAAAGTGTGGTCAGTCCCAAGATCTCTGCTGGACACCAGCACTACGGTCAGAGCAGCTCCACCCCCATCAACACTCGGATTGAACCCTACTACAGCATTTACAACAGCAGCCCCTCCCAGGAGGAGAGCAGTCCGCATAACTTGCAGCCAGTAAACTCTTTTGGATTTGCTAGTTCATATATTGCCATGCACTATCACACCACTAATGATTTAATGCAAGAATATGACAGCACGTCGGCCAAGCAGATTCCAGTGCCCTCTGTTTAG